One genomic region from Sphingobacterium multivorum encodes:
- a CDS encoding RNA polymerase sigma-70 factor has translation MESIYYDDIHISGGIKPSFPELYHQYHHRSFLFAKSFVHLDEIAEEIASDGLIVLWEKMKTEEIISPKSFLFRVIKNKALDYLKHRKVHNRVFMSTDDWEERELELRISSLEGMDEDYVLSKEFFALVMQAVALLPAKTQEVFLKSRFEHLSGKEIADQLGISVKGVEYHMTKALRVLSIQLKDYFPLFLFFFWK, from the coding sequence ATGGAAAGCATTTACTATGATGATATCCATATTTCGGGAGGGATAAAACCAAGCTTTCCTGAACTTTATCATCAATACCACCATCGCTCATTTCTATTTGCGAAGTCTTTCGTTCATTTGGATGAAATTGCAGAAGAGATTGCTTCGGATGGTTTGATTGTGCTATGGGAAAAGATGAAGACAGAAGAAATTATTTCGCCCAAAAGCTTCCTGTTCCGCGTGATTAAAAACAAAGCATTGGATTATCTCAAACACCGTAAAGTTCATAACCGAGTCTTTATGAGTACAGATGATTGGGAAGAACGTGAGCTAGAGCTCCGTATCAGTTCCCTTGAAGGGATGGATGAGGATTATGTCCTTTCAAAGGAATTTTTTGCGCTAGTAATGCAAGCGGTTGCATTACTACCGGCCAAAACACAGGAAGTTTTCTTGAAGAGCCGTTTTGAACATTTATCAGGTAAAGAGATAGCCGATCAACTGGGAATATCCGTTAAAGGAGTAGAGTATCATATGACAAAGGCTCTCAGGGTATTATCTATTCAGCTGAAAGATTATTTTCCCCTTTTTTTATTTTTCTTTTGGAAATGA
- a CDS encoding Gfo/Idh/MocA family protein codes for MNRRDFLDKTVKAGLVFSIVPRSVLGGTGYLSPSDRINLGFIGVGKQSYWLMESLSKCKEVAIHVASDVYEQKLNNFIAETNKVQANLGKPSVDIKGYGLYRELLERSDIDAVVIASPDHWHAQMAVDAAKAGKDIYCEKPLASTIAEGRAMVDAARKYKRVFQTGSMQRSSFNFRQAVELVRNGLIGVVKEVNVSIGGPVKQCDLPTMPIPAGLNWDQWVGPSLYRGYNPVLAPSLTDEDWAGWRWYRDFGGGYICDWGAHMFDIVQWALDMDNSGPVLFTPPKDPTATHGLSFVYKNGIKVNHVLWGEHNAIQFIGTKGKIEVSRSFIRTNPENLASLKMTQQDKRVYFSDNHYQDWIDAIKKRSKPICDVEIGHRTSSVCNAVNIAYELQHELKWDPKKEEFDHGYANMMRSRPYRGQWDFRAF; via the coding sequence ATGAATAGAAGAGATTTTTTGGACAAAACTGTGAAAGCCGGATTGGTTTTTAGCATTGTTCCCCGATCCGTATTAGGGGGCACAGGTTATCTGTCACCGAGTGACCGAATTAATTTGGGATTTATTGGTGTTGGTAAGCAATCCTATTGGTTGATGGAAAGCTTATCGAAATGTAAAGAAGTTGCTATTCATGTAGCCAGTGATGTGTACGAACAGAAATTAAATAATTTTATTGCTGAAACAAATAAAGTACAGGCAAACTTGGGAAAGCCATCGGTAGATATCAAAGGTTATGGGTTGTATAGAGAGCTTTTGGAGCGCAGTGACATTGATGCGGTCGTTATCGCAAGTCCAGATCATTGGCACGCGCAAATGGCTGTTGATGCTGCCAAAGCGGGTAAAGATATCTATTGTGAGAAGCCCTTGGCATCGACCATTGCGGAAGGAAGGGCAATGGTCGATGCGGCAAGAAAGTATAAACGTGTTTTTCAAACAGGGAGCATGCAACGTTCTTCATTTAATTTCAGACAAGCCGTTGAGCTGGTACGAAATGGACTTATTGGTGTAGTAAAGGAAGTCAATGTGTCTATTGGAGGACCTGTCAAACAATGTGATCTACCGACAATGCCTATACCGGCTGGGCTTAATTGGGATCAATGGGTAGGACCTTCACTATACAGAGGGTACAACCCGGTATTGGCACCCAGTCTAACTGATGAAGATTGGGCCGGCTGGAGGTGGTATCGTGATTTCGGCGGCGGCTATATATGTGATTGGGGAGCTCATATGTTTGATATTGTACAATGGGCTTTGGATATGGACAATAGTGGGCCTGTATTGTTCACACCTCCCAAAGATCCAACAGCAACACATGGTCTTTCGTTTGTGTACAAGAATGGCATAAAAGTTAACCATGTCCTTTGGGGAGAGCATAATGCGATTCAATTTATAGGAACTAAGGGTAAAATCGAAGTTAGCCGTTCATTTATCCGTACGAATCCGGAAAATTTGGCCAGCCTAAAAATGACACAACAAGATAAACGTGTCTATTTTAGTGATAATCACTATCAGGACTGGATCGATGCAATCAAAAAACGTTCAAAACCAATTTGCGATGTAGAGATAGGGCATCGCACCAGTTCAGTTTGCAATGCTGTTAATATTGCTTATGAATTGCAGCATGAATTGAAATGGGATCCCAAGAAAGAGGAATTTGACCATGGTTATGCTAATATGATGCGAAGCAGACCATATCGGGGGCAATGGGATTTTCGGGCATTTTAA
- a CDS encoding beta-galactosidase: protein MRKRKTFFVFMLQMILGLQYMAFAQPKNATVAPHNFQLGNKTFLLDGKPFLIKAAELHYTRIPRAYWEHRIEMCKALGMNTICLYAFWNIHEQRPDQFDFSGQNDIAAFCRLAQKHGMYIILRPGPYVCAEWEMGGLPWWLLKKKDIKLRTQDPYFLQRTSIFLHKIGEELADLQIDRGGNIILVQVENEYGAFNTDKAYITSIRDIVKDAGFSSVPLFQCDWSSTFQNNALDGLLWTVNFGTGANIKEQFVALEKAAPTQPLMCSEFWSGWFDNWGRKHETRNAKTMIQGIEEMLDNHISFSLYMTHGGTTFGHWGGANSPAYSPMCTSYDYDAPISEAGWVTPKYTELRTLLGRYSDDKKELPAVPDQISTIRIPAFKLVESALLFDNLPRPHVSNDIKPMEFFDQGWGTILYRSSLPVITGESSLEINEVHDWAQVFLDGQLIGTLDRRKGENTVKLPRTEKTSRLDILVEAMGRVNFGDAIYDRKGVTEKVELITVKGRQEIKNWNVYSFPPDYDFVKKKNYTKNKTGNVQSPAYYKGSFTLEKAGDVFIDMEHWGKGMVWVNGHSIGRFWEIGPQQTLYMPGCWLKKGKNEIIVFDLKGTKSPIIQGLDQPILDQLHLLESNLHRKNDERLDLSGAQAIYSGQAESGNGWKMIRFPQSAKGRYVCLELLSGQQEKSALAIAELNLTGADGHDISRENWKVLYADSEEIKDGNYTADKVFDLQESTYWKTRKADAYPHQIVIDLGAVKSIAGIRVLPRMEKDAPGWFKDFKVYVGELPFKIAK, encoded by the coding sequence ATGCGCAAACGGAAGACATTTTTTGTTTTCATGCTTCAAATGATCTTGGGACTACAGTATATGGCTTTCGCCCAACCTAAAAACGCTACTGTCGCACCCCACAATTTTCAACTGGGAAACAAAACTTTTCTATTGGATGGAAAGCCCTTTTTGATTAAGGCAGCCGAATTGCATTATACCCGTATTCCGCGAGCTTATTGGGAGCATCGCATCGAAATGTGTAAGGCTTTAGGTATGAATACGATTTGCTTGTATGCATTTTGGAACATACATGAGCAACGGCCTGATCAATTTGATTTTTCGGGACAAAATGATATTGCTGCCTTTTGCCGCTTGGCGCAAAAGCATGGCATGTATATTATCCTGCGTCCTGGTCCCTATGTGTGTGCCGAGTGGGAGATGGGTGGATTACCGTGGTGGTTACTGAAGAAAAAGGATATCAAGTTGAGGACTCAAGATCCTTATTTTCTTCAACGTACTTCCATTTTCTTGCATAAGATTGGCGAGGAATTGGCGGATCTGCAGATTGATCGTGGTGGAAATATCATTTTGGTACAGGTGGAAAATGAATATGGTGCTTTTAATACTGATAAAGCCTATATCACTTCCATTAGGGATATTGTTAAAGATGCTGGTTTTTCTTCCGTTCCTTTATTTCAATGTGACTGGTCATCTACTTTTCAAAACAATGCATTGGATGGCTTGCTATGGACTGTCAATTTTGGTACAGGTGCAAATATTAAAGAACAGTTTGTTGCATTAGAAAAGGCCGCTCCAACCCAACCGCTGATGTGCAGTGAATTTTGGAGCGGATGGTTTGATAATTGGGGCCGTAAGCATGAAACTCGAAATGCAAAAACGATGATTCAAGGTATTGAAGAAATGTTGGATAACCATATTTCGTTTAGTTTGTATATGACCCATGGTGGGACAACTTTCGGACATTGGGGTGGAGCGAACAGTCCGGCCTATTCACCCATGTGTACCTCCTATGATTACGATGCTCCGATAAGTGAGGCTGGTTGGGTAACACCAAAATATACTGAACTTCGCACGCTGCTAGGTCGTTATTCCGATGACAAAAAAGAACTTCCAGCTGTTCCTGATCAGATTTCTACTATCCGTATTCCTGCATTCAAATTAGTTGAGTCAGCGTTACTTTTTGACAATCTGCCTCGTCCTCATGTGTCCAATGATATTAAACCCATGGAGTTTTTTGATCAGGGGTGGGGAACAATCTTGTACCGGTCATCATTGCCTGTCATTACGGGAGAATCTTCACTTGAAATAAATGAAGTACATGACTGGGCGCAGGTATTTTTGGATGGCCAGCTGATTGGGACTCTCGATCGTCGTAAGGGAGAAAATACCGTAAAACTTCCAAGAACAGAAAAGACCTCCCGGCTGGATATTCTGGTTGAGGCAATGGGACGTGTTAATTTTGGAGACGCAATTTATGATCGGAAAGGTGTTACCGAAAAAGTAGAATTAATTACAGTCAAGGGGCGCCAGGAGATTAAAAATTGGAATGTTTATTCATTCCCTCCTGATTATGATTTCGTAAAGAAAAAGAACTATACTAAAAATAAAACCGGCAATGTTCAGTCTCCAGCTTATTATAAAGGGAGTTTTACACTTGAAAAGGCTGGTGATGTGTTTATTGATATGGAACATTGGGGAAAAGGCATGGTATGGGTGAATGGGCATTCGATTGGCCGGTTTTGGGAAATAGGCCCGCAGCAGACTTTGTACATGCCGGGTTGTTGGCTGAAAAAAGGGAAGAATGAAATTATCGTATTCGATTTGAAAGGTACAAAATCACCTATTATACAAGGACTGGATCAACCGATCTTGGATCAGCTTCATCTTTTGGAATCAAATTTACATCGCAAGAATGATGAGCGGTTGGATCTTAGTGGAGCGCAGGCGATCTATAGTGGTCAGGCGGAATCGGGAAATGGCTGGAAAATGATCCGTTTTCCACAATCGGCCAAAGGACGTTATGTCTGTCTTGAATTGCTTTCCGGTCAGCAAGAAAAAAGTGCTTTGGCAATTGCCGAACTTAATCTGACTGGGGCAGATGGCCATGATATCTCGCGAGAAAATTGGAAAGTCCTCTATGCCGATAGTGAGGAAATAAAAGATGGAAACTATACGGCTGATAAAGTTTTTGATCTGCAGGAGTCTACCTATTGGAAGACAAGGAAAGCGGATGCTTACCCACATCAGATTGTCATTGATCTTGGGGCGGTAAAGTCCATCGCCGGAATCCGTGTATTACCGAGAATGGAAAAGGATGCACCTGGCTGGTTTAAAGATTTTAAAGTCTATGTTGGGGAATTGCCTTTTAAAATAGCGAAATAA
- a CDS encoding GH92 family glycosyl hydrolase yields MKYIFFLLSLIVYGLQANAQQALETVDYVQPLAGTQTSRWFFFNTATRPFGLVNLSPDTRTGGDWNNGYLYDDNKIRCFSHIHGWQLYGLAVLPFTGTPKGELGMDVYQSQFSHQDEIAKAGYYAVKLKTYGIQAELTSSTRVGMHRYLFPKDSIRGVYFDLGATLMDKIQTAELHKVNDYEIAGTVTMASTMRRPKPFTVYFVAQFSDKIDYLGKWQNKVKINIPKDSIAGSNIGAWLNFEPSEKPLLMKVALSYTNENGARLNMKTEVPHWDFDQVIAESRREWNGLLNRIEIKTQDIQAKQRFYTDLWHALLGRRTISDVDGSYCDNTGLTSRIKQTRLNIHGKPYAHYNFDGLWGAHWSLSQLWGLAYPEIVDGFCNTMLDMYQNGGLIPRGPSGGNYTFVMIGDPAAPFFVSAYHYKIRNWDINLAWEGLKKNAFLGGIRDHAGYEHNRNNPLGGGMTYYLKNGYVPEDIAGDGMHKDGASMTMEYAYQDWCLGQMALSLAKKQEAKEFLKRGENYKNLWDSSFRLIRPRQIDGTWLKDFEPIGTNKEFATKGFCESNSMIYSYYVPQDPWELIRLSGGDQAFSDRLNDQFVKGAASNYVVPHGLHGTAWIDFENQPAVGMPWLFSYANRPWLTQKWVHAIKETLFTSVSPQDGYHGDEDQGQFGSVGALMAMGLFDFQGGAAQQPTWQITAPIFERITIHLNPDYYPGKTFEIKTVRKTAKAPYIKSAKLNGKNWISAWFDHEVLTKGGALVLELDDEPNKQWGIDRKPE; encoded by the coding sequence ATGAAGTATATTTTTTTTCTTTTAAGCCTTATTGTTTATGGACTGCAGGCCAATGCACAGCAAGCTTTGGAAACGGTAGATTACGTGCAACCGCTTGCAGGTACGCAGACAAGTCGTTGGTTTTTTTTCAACACGGCAACCCGTCCTTTTGGCTTAGTAAACTTATCGCCAGATACCCGCACAGGTGGGGACTGGAACAACGGGTATTTATACGATGATAACAAAATCAGATGTTTTAGTCATATTCATGGCTGGCAGCTTTATGGGCTAGCTGTACTTCCTTTTACGGGCACGCCAAAAGGTGAATTGGGCATGGATGTTTACCAGTCTCAATTCAGTCATCAAGATGAAATTGCAAAAGCGGGCTATTATGCTGTAAAGCTTAAGACCTACGGAATTCAGGCAGAACTCACTTCATCCACCCGTGTTGGGATGCATCGGTATCTTTTTCCAAAAGACTCGATACGTGGTGTCTACTTTGACCTTGGAGCTACTTTAATGGACAAAATTCAAACGGCAGAATTACATAAGGTAAATGATTACGAGATAGCAGGAACAGTAACCATGGCCAGTACCATGCGTAGACCTAAACCATTTACAGTTTATTTTGTGGCCCAATTTTCCGATAAAATCGATTATTTGGGAAAGTGGCAAAATAAAGTTAAAATCAACATCCCCAAAGATTCAATTGCTGGAAGTAATATTGGCGCCTGGTTGAATTTTGAGCCCTCTGAAAAGCCCCTGTTAATGAAGGTCGCACTCTCTTATACGAATGAAAATGGAGCAAGGTTAAATATGAAAACTGAGGTGCCACATTGGGATTTTGATCAAGTAATTGCCGAATCGCGGCGTGAATGGAATGGTTTATTGAATAGAATAGAAATAAAGACGCAAGATATACAGGCCAAGCAACGTTTTTACACTGACCTATGGCATGCCTTATTGGGACGTCGTACAATAAGCGATGTCGATGGCTCCTATTGCGATAATACAGGTTTAACATCGCGGATAAAACAAACGAGGTTGAACATACATGGTAAGCCTTATGCACATTATAATTTCGATGGACTATGGGGAGCGCATTGGTCTTTGTCTCAACTTTGGGGACTAGCCTATCCGGAGATTGTTGACGGATTCTGTAACACGATGTTGGATATGTATCAAAATGGAGGGTTGATCCCCAGAGGGCCATCAGGCGGTAATTATACTTTTGTAATGATTGGAGATCCTGCAGCACCATTTTTTGTGTCGGCCTATCATTACAAAATACGCAATTGGGATATCAATCTAGCCTGGGAAGGTTTGAAAAAGAATGCTTTTTTAGGCGGTATACGCGACCATGCAGGTTATGAACATAATCGGAACAATCCTTTAGGAGGGGGAATGACCTATTATCTTAAAAACGGTTATGTACCGGAAGATATTGCAGGTGATGGGATGCACAAAGATGGCGCATCCATGACGATGGAATATGCCTACCAGGATTGGTGTCTCGGGCAGATGGCGTTATCCTTGGCTAAAAAACAAGAGGCAAAAGAATTCCTGAAACGCGGAGAGAATTACAAAAATCTATGGGATAGTAGTTTTAGACTGATTCGACCACGTCAGATCGATGGTACCTGGTTAAAGGATTTTGAACCAATAGGTACAAATAAGGAATTTGCGACCAAAGGTTTTTGCGAATCTAACAGTATGATCTATTCCTATTACGTGCCGCAGGACCCCTGGGAACTCATTCGACTTAGTGGGGGCGACCAGGCATTCAGTGATCGTTTGAATGATCAATTTGTTAAGGGCGCAGCGTCCAATTATGTTGTTCCACATGGTTTGCATGGAACAGCTTGGATAGATTTTGAGAATCAGCCTGCAGTAGGCATGCCCTGGTTGTTCAGTTATGCCAATAGACCTTGGCTGACACAGAAATGGGTGCATGCGATTAAAGAGACCTTGTTCACATCGGTAAGTCCACAAGATGGCTATCATGGCGATGAAGACCAGGGGCAATTTGGCTCGGTTGGCGCTTTAATGGCCATGGGACTTTTTGATTTCCAAGGTGGAGCTGCTCAACAGCCTACCTGGCAGATTACAGCACCGATATTTGAACGTATAACGATTCACCTAAATCCAGATTATTATCCAGGTAAGACTTTCGAAATTAAAACCGTTCGTAAAACGGCGAAGGCTCCCTATATCAAGTCGGCGAAACTAAATGGTAAGAATTGGATCAGTGCCTGGTTTGATCATGAAGTACTGACAAAGGGGGGAGCGTTGGTTTTGGAATTGGATGATGAGCCTAATAAACAATGGGGCATCGACCGTAAACCGGAATAA
- a CDS encoding glycoside hydrolase family 97 protein, producing the protein MIRFILFSFLISCFSIAKSQKLRLESPNKVLSAEVNVGSGNNTIHLSSASRALTDIKILNFDWIENVVQGNWQVIKSDRKTVRQTWKPLFGERKNIKDDYNQLELKLQSSGNHKKMRLYVRLYNEGIALKYGFDKSDFSGSTIKSESTAFQFDSDATTWVAGAAQSAYTKTTLSQLKGEFERPLVVNPASQLFIAIGEAALVDFSRMKFTYKADPKSYIVQSALSGPVALDQASYESPWRYVMVGKTAGELVENNYFVLNLNKPNEITDNSWIKPGKVLREVTLTTVGGIAAVDFAARNQIDYIEFDAGWYGPEESKASDASRVDVDPARSKGPLDLQSIIDYARKKNIGILLYVNKKALETQLDQILPIYQKWGIKGLKFGFVNVGSQEATAWLHEAIRKAAKYKLMVDVHDEYRPTGYSRTFPNLITQEGIRGDEESPSTEQSLITMFTRAIAGAGDYTNCYHAIRVNTKMGGKAAQMAKAVMLYSPWQFIYWYDRPADAPHKAGGAGGEHETLIDESENAVAFYRSLPVIWDETKVLKSAIGECGIIARRSGHRWYIAMLGAKVKHDIKIDLSFLETPNRFKAQLWSQDEQGLAKNTVDRTEFTLKNNAFNLTLEPDAGAVLILDKIK; encoded by the coding sequence ATGATCAGATTTATTTTGTTTTCTTTCCTTATTTCTTGTTTTTCAATTGCCAAAAGCCAAAAATTGCGATTGGAAAGCCCAAATAAGGTTCTATCGGCCGAGGTCAATGTTGGCTCGGGTAACAATACGATCCATTTATCTTCAGCTTCCAGAGCGCTGACAGACATCAAGATCTTAAATTTTGACTGGATCGAGAATGTAGTTCAAGGTAACTGGCAAGTGATAAAGAGCGACAGGAAGACAGTGCGTCAGACATGGAAGCCACTTTTTGGTGAACGTAAAAACATCAAAGACGACTATAATCAGCTGGAGTTAAAATTACAGTCCAGTGGAAACCATAAAAAAATGCGGCTCTATGTGAGACTTTACAATGAGGGAATCGCATTAAAATATGGATTTGATAAAAGTGACTTTTCTGGATCAACCATCAAATCAGAATCTACGGCTTTCCAGTTTGATAGCGATGCTACAACCTGGGTTGCGGGAGCGGCACAAAGTGCCTATACAAAAACGACATTAAGCCAGCTGAAGGGAGAGTTTGAAAGGCCTTTGGTGGTCAATCCGGCGTCGCAATTATTTATAGCGATAGGCGAGGCAGCTTTGGTTGATTTTTCACGCATGAAGTTTACTTATAAAGCTGACCCGAAAAGTTATATTGTTCAATCTGCATTGTCTGGACCTGTCGCCCTTGATCAAGCAAGCTATGAAAGTCCGTGGCGCTACGTGATGGTTGGAAAGACAGCGGGAGAATTGGTCGAGAATAACTATTTCGTTCTCAATTTAAATAAGCCGAATGAGATAACGGATAACTCCTGGATAAAGCCAGGTAAAGTATTACGGGAAGTGACGTTAACGACAGTAGGCGGGATTGCCGCTGTTGACTTCGCCGCGCGCAACCAGATTGACTATATTGAATTTGATGCGGGATGGTATGGCCCGGAAGAGTCTAAGGCGTCAGATGCGTCTCGTGTTGATGTCGACCCCGCACGTTCCAAAGGTCCATTGGATTTACAATCGATAATTGATTATGCACGTAAGAAAAATATAGGCATTTTACTTTATGTCAATAAGAAGGCCTTGGAAACACAATTGGATCAGATCCTGCCTATTTATCAGAAATGGGGTATTAAAGGACTTAAATTTGGTTTTGTTAACGTTGGCAGCCAGGAAGCGACAGCTTGGTTACATGAAGCGATCCGTAAGGCCGCCAAATATAAATTAATGGTAGATGTACACGATGAATACCGGCCTACTGGATATTCACGGACTTTTCCCAATCTCATTACCCAAGAAGGTATCCGTGGTGACGAAGAATCACCGAGCACCGAGCAAAGTCTGATCACGATGTTTACACGTGCTATCGCGGGCGCCGGTGATTATACCAACTGCTACCATGCTATTCGCGTAAATACCAAAATGGGAGGGAAGGCTGCCCAAATGGCCAAAGCGGTGATGTTATATAGTCCATGGCAGTTTATCTATTGGTATGATCGTCCAGCAGATGCGCCACATAAGGCGGGTGGAGCCGGAGGAGAGCATGAAACGCTGATCGATGAATCTGAAAACGCAGTGGCATTCTATCGTAGCCTTCCAGTCATATGGGATGAAACTAAAGTCCTAAAATCGGCTATTGGTGAATGCGGTATTATCGCTCGTCGCTCGGGTCATCGCTGGTATATCGCTATGCTTGGAGCAAAGGTAAAACATGATATCAAAATTGATCTTTCTTTTCTTGAAACACCTAATCGTTTTAAAGCGCAGTTGTGGAGTCAAGATGAGCAGGGATTGGCTAAAAATACGGTCGATAGAACGGAATTTACGTTAAAAAACAATGCGTTCAATCTGACACTTGAACCTGATGCGGGAGCAGTATTGATCCTGGATAAAATCAAGTAA
- a CDS encoding FecR family protein gives MEYLLQRYIEGRASREECEIVFLWIEADASHRQQYESLRALYTASIWSEDELEKEVAIEELAMPKKSRIYPFLRIAALFLLLFSVLLYVKHYVLPDNGRKVDEKEAQVLQQVKVPAGQRVNLILADGTQVWLNANSSFSFPGNFSGVTRDIYLDGEARFIVTHNEKQPFIVHTKRYDVKVLGTDFNVRAYDRESKFETALLSGKVNILDKKGDEHLLKPGQRATSQDGKFAIEPIVNLDYYRWKDGLICFENKPIQELLKDMESLFGVKIINTNVHLNRQKYTGKFWMDDGLEHILRVLSLNGNFNFRRDYDKNEYTIQ, from the coding sequence ATGGAATATTTATTGCAACGCTATATTGAAGGAAGAGCATCACGAGAAGAATGTGAGATCGTCTTTTTATGGATTGAAGCCGATGCATCCCATAGACAGCAATATGAATCGCTCCGGGCATTATATACTGCTTCGATTTGGTCGGAAGACGAATTGGAAAAAGAAGTCGCAATCGAAGAGTTGGCGATGCCAAAAAAATCACGTATCTACCCTTTTCTAAGGATTGCAGCTCTCTTTTTACTTTTATTCAGCGTGCTGTTATACGTAAAACATTATGTGCTTCCAGATAATGGACGTAAAGTTGATGAAAAAGAGGCTCAAGTGTTGCAGCAGGTAAAAGTGCCCGCCGGACAACGGGTGAATTTAATTCTTGCTGACGGAACACAGGTTTGGCTCAATGCCAATTCATCCTTTTCTTTTCCAGGTAATTTCTCCGGTGTTACGCGGGATATTTATTTAGATGGAGAAGCTCGGTTTATTGTTACGCACAATGAAAAACAACCTTTTATCGTACATACCAAAAGGTATGATGTCAAGGTGCTGGGAACAGATTTTAATGTAAGAGCCTATGATCGAGAATCGAAATTTGAGACGGCATTGCTAAGCGGGAAAGTCAATATATTGGATAAGAAAGGAGACGAACACCTGCTAAAACCGGGACAACGGGCTACTTCACAAGATGGTAAGTTCGCAATTGAGCCAATCGTGAATCTAGACTATTACCGCTGGAAAGATGGATTGATCTGTTTTGAAAATAAACCGATACAAGAGTTACTGAAGGATATGGAAAGTCTGTTTGGCGTTAAAATAATTAATACGAATGTGCATCTGAACAGACAAAAATATACGGGGAAATTTTGGATGGATGATGGTTTAGAACATATTTTACGTGTCTTGAGTTTGAACGGGAATTTCAACTTTCGACGCGATTATGACAAGAATGAATATACAATCCAATAA